The following are encoded together in the Argopecten irradians isolate NY chromosome 5, Ai_NY, whole genome shotgun sequence genome:
- the LOC138324296 gene encoding uncharacterized protein — protein sequence MSLFSKISGEVLNYKWCVNMYVLNYKWCVNMYVLNYKWCVNMYVLNYKWCVNMYVLNYKWCVNMYVLDYKWCVNMYVLNYKWCVNMYVLNYKWCVNMYVLNYKWCVNMYVLNYKWCVNMYVLNYKWCVNMLVLNYKWCVNMYVLNYKWRVNMYVLNYKWCVNMYVLNYKWCVNMYVVNYKWSVNMYVLNYKWCVNMYVLNYKWCVNMYDLNYKWCVNMYVLNYKWCVNMYVLNYKWCVNMYVLNYKWCVNMYE from the exons ATGTCACTATTCTCCAAG ATCTCAGGTGAAGTCCTCAACTACAAATGGTGTGTAAACATGTATGTCCTCAACTACAAATGGTGTGTAAACATGTATGTCCTCAACTACAAATGGTGTGTAAACATGTATGTCCTCAACTACAAATGGTGTGTAAACATGTATGTCCTCAACTACAAATGGTGTGTAAACATGTATGTCCTTGACTACAAATGGTGTGTAAACATGTATGTCCTCAACTACAAATGGTGTGTAAACATGTATGTCCTCAACTACAAATGGTGTGTAAACATGTATGTCCTCAACTACAAATGGTGTGTAAACATGTATGTCCTCAACTACAAATGGTGTGTAAACATGTATGTCCTCAACTACAAATGGTGTGTAAACATGCTTGTCCTCAACTACAAATGGTGTGTAAACATGTATGTCCTCAACTACAAATGGCGTGTAAACATGTATGTCCTCAACTACAAATGGTGTGTAAACATGTATGTCCTCAACTACAAATGGTGTGTAAACATGTATGTCGTCAACTACAAATGGTCTGTTAACATGTATGTCCTCAACTACAAATGGTGTGTAAACATGTATGTCCTCAACTACAAATGGTGTGTAAACATGTATGACCTCAACTACAAATGGTGTGTAAACATGTATGTCCTCAACTACAAATGGTGTGTAAACATGTATGTCCTCAACTACAAATGGTGTGTAAACATGTATGTCCTCAACTACAAATGGTGTGTAaacatgtatgaatga